The sequence below is a genomic window from Mycobacterium heidelbergense.
TCGTGGACGCAGCGGTGGGATTCGCGTAGCTGCAGCACGATGGCGATCCGCACCGGTGCGGCCAGCGCGCGCAGCAGCTCCCCGGCGGCGTCGAGAATCTCCCGCGACGGCGGCACGGGGTACTCGGGGAAGGCGGAGTGTGCGCCGGGCCCCGCGCCGGCATGCGGGTGCGTCAGCACGCCGCCGGCGGCGGTGGTCGGCCCTGACGAGGGCATCGAGGAGGACATCGCCATGGGGGAGTCATCACCTCGAGAAGTGCCGGGTACTGGGAATGCCCGCCGCTGGAGGACGATGGGCCGCCTTCCACTGTCACATGCGTGATGACGCATGTCAAAGACCGTGGCGCCGGTCGATACCATGACTGGTGTTTTGCGAGCGGCGATCGCCGCCGCGCATGTCTGCCCCGACCCGGAAAGGGAGTGCACCGCCCCGTGGCGTCCGTCATCGACACCGTAGTCAACCTGGCCAAACGGCGGGGCTTCGTCTATCCCTCGGGCGAGATCTACGGGGGTACCAAATCGGCGTGGGATTACGGCCCGCTGGGCGTGGAGCTCAAGGAGAACATCAAGCGGCAGTGGTGGCGTTCGGTGGTCACCGGCCGCGACGACGTCGTCGGCCTCGATTCGTCGATCATCCTGCCGCGGCAGGTGTGGGTGGCCTCCGGCCACGTCGAGGTCTTCCACGACCCGCTGGTCGAGTCGCTGATCACCCACAAGCGCTACCGGGCCGACCACCTCATCGAGGCCTACGAGGCCAAACACGGGCAGCCGCCGCCGAACGGGCTGGCCGACATCCGCGACCCCGACACCGGCGAGCCCGGGCAGTGGACCGAGCCGCGCGAGTTCAACATGATGCTCAAGACGTATCTCGGACCCATCGAAACCGAGGAGGGGCTGCACTACCTGCGGCCGGAAACGGCGCAGGGCATCTTCATCAACTTCGCCAACGTGGTGACCACGGCGCGCAAGAAGCCGCCATTCGGGATCGGCCAGATCGGCAAGAGCTTCCGCAACGAAATCACCCCGGGCAACTTCATCTTCCGCACCCGCGAATTCGAACAGATGGAGATGGAATTCTTCGTCGAGCCGTCGACCGCGCGGGACTGGCATCAGTATTGGATCGACACCCGGCTGCAGTGGTACGTCGACCTCGGCATCGATCCGGCGAACCTGCGGCTGTACGAGCATCCCAAGGACAAGCTGTCGCACTACTCGGACCGCACCGTCGACATCGAGTACAAATTCGGCTTCGTCGGCAATCCTTGGGGCGAGCTGGAAGGTGTGGCGAACCGGACGGACTTCGACTTATCAACGCACGCAGAGCATTCCGGCGTCGACCTGTCGTTCTATGACCAGGTCGCCGACACCCGGTACACGCCGTATGTCATCGAGCCGGCGGCGGGTCTGACGCGGTCGTTCATGGCCTTCCTGATCGACGCGTACACCGAGGACCAGGCGCCGAACGCCAAGGGCGGCATGGACAAACGCACGGTGCTCCGGCTCGACCCGCGGCTGGCGCCGGTCAAGGCGGCGGTGCTGCCCCTGTCGCGGCACGCCGACCTGAGTCCCAAGGCCCGTGACCTGGCCGCTGAATTGCGGAAATGCTGGCACATCGATTTCGACGACGCCGGTGCCATCGGGCGCCGCTATCGGCGCCAGGACGAGGTCGGTACGCCTTTCTGCGTGACGGTGGATTTCGACTCACTCGAGGACGACGCCGTCACCGTGCGCGAGCGCGACGCCATGACGCAGGACCGGGTCGCGATAGGCGGTGTCGCCGACTATCTGGCGGTGCGGTTGAAGGGCTGTTAGCGCCGGCTGCTTGTGGTTTTCGGTAACGATCGGATCCGCCGTCCCGATTAATCGGTGGAGGAGGGCGGCCGATGAGCTTTGCGCTGCCGTCGGAAAATCATTTTGTTTGCCGAATGCGTCGAATTCCGTCTTCTTTAACATGGGCACCGATAACTCGGGCTGCCGGCAGAACAACTCGCCGGCGGCGGAAACTCCGGCTTTCAAAACTCGGGTCTCGACAATTCGGGTTACCAGAACGCGGCCGTCGATGGCGCCGGTATCTTTGTCACCGGTGCCGCGAGTTCTGTGCGGCGCACCTCCAGGACGGCCAGCTCCGGCGTGTTTTGTCTCCGGCGATGGGGTTTCCGGTTTGTTCACGAACTCGTTCTGGCGATGTTGTGGGCGAAAAGGCATCTGTAAGCGGATCAGAATCGTTCTGCTCGGGCACGGCTCGCGCAGAAACCCGACATAGTTTGCCCGGGTTTTTGACAGTTCGTCTTTACCCAGCCTTGACCGGCCGTCTGGACAGTCGTCCGGTTAGCGGGGGATCCCGCCGTTGTCGTCCGACGGGAAATGATTTGGTGAAACTCATGATTTTCAGGTGTGATTGTCTTAGGATTCAGCGGTGGCGGTAGGCGGGTGCCTCGTCGCTTCGGATGAACGTTGGCCAGGTGGTTGTCGGAGCCGCTGAGGCGGCTGGATGGGGTTGTGATGGTTCCTGCTTTTACGTTCTTGCCTCCGGAGATCAACTCGGCGTTGATGTTCGCTGGCGCGGGTTCGGGACCGCTGTTCATGGCCGCGTCAGCCTGGGACGGGTTGGCTTCGGACCTGTCGGCCGCGGCGTCGTCGTTTCAATCGGTGGTCTCGGGGCTGACCGGCGGGCCGTGGGCGGGTCCCTCGTCGGCGTCGATGGCGGCCGCGGCCACCCCGTACGTGGGCTGGTTGAGCGCGGCCGCCGGGCAAGCCGAGGCCGCGGCCGCTCAGGCCCGGGCCGCGGCGTCGTCGTTTGAGTCCGCGTTGACGGCGACGGTGCCCACGGCGGCGGTGACGGAGAATCGCGTTCAGCTGCTGGCCTTGATCGCGACGAACATCCTGGGCCAGAACACCCCGGCGATCGCGATGACCGAGTTCGAGTACATGGAGATGTGGGCCCAGGACGTCGCCGCGATGGTGGGCTATCACGTGGGAGCCACCTCGGTGGCCGCGGCCCTGCCGTCGTTCAGCCTGCCCCCGGTGAGCCTGGCCGGCCTGACGGGGTTGCTGTCGACGCCGCTGTCCGGCGTGGCGTCGGAATTTGCCGGTCTCGCCTCGACGGCGGAAGCCGCATTGGCCGCTCCGATGCAGTCCGCGGTGGCGGCGGTTGGGCCCGCGGTGTCGGAGGTGTCGTCGCTGGCCTCCGCCGCGCCGATATCGTCCCTGCAGTCGGTCGCGCAGGTGGCCATGTATCCGGCGAGCATGATGATGTCGCCGATCATGATGGCGGCCCAGGCCGGCATGGGTGCGCATCCGGCGCTGGCCGGTGCCACGAACGTGGCCGCAGATGCGCCGAAATTCGTCAGCAGCGCTGTTCCGGCCGCGAAGGGGCTGGGTGGCGGGCTGGGCGGTTTGGGGGGCGCGGCGGGCCTGGGTAAGGCGCGGTTGGTCGGGGCGATGTCGGTTCCCCCGACGTGGCAGGGCTCGGCCCCGTCTCGGATGGTCAGTTCGGCGATGTCGGGGCTGGGTGGCGAGATGCCCGGCCCCGCCGCCGCGGCCGCCGGGGCGCCGACGGGTGGCATGCCGATGATGCCGATGCCGATGGGCGGCATGGGCGCGGCCGGCGGCATGCCCGGCGGAATGCTGGGCCGCGGCGGCGCCAGCCCGAACCATGTGGTGCAGACTCGGCCCAGCGTGGTGCCGCGGACCGGGGTCGGATAAACGATGCGCTGCGGCGCGTGATTCGAAAGTTCATCGGAAAGGAGCGGTGTGGTGGCTACTCGGTTTATGACTGACCCGCATGCGATGCGGGCGATGGCCGGTCGTTTTGAAGTACATGCGCAGACTGTTGAGGACGAGGCCCGCAAGATGTGGGCGTCGTCGATGAACATCGCCGGGGCCGGTTGGAGTGGTCAGGCGCAGGCGACGTCGTATGACACCATGGGCCAGGTCAACCAGGCCTTTCGCAACATCGTGAACATGCTGCACGGGGTGCGCGACGGGCTGTTCCGCGACGCCAACAACTACGAGCAGCAAGAGCAGGCTTCCCAGCAGATTTTGAGCAGCTAGCGCTTTCAGCGCATGAGGAAGGCATGAGGAAGGTTGTGCGATGACGATTAATTATCAGTTTGGCGATGTGGATTCGCATGGCGCGTTGATTCGTGCGCAGGCCGCGTCGTTGGAGGCCGAGCATCAGGCCATCGTTCGTGATGTGTTGGCCGCGGGTGACTTTTGGGGTGGCTCGGGTTCGGTGGCGTGCCAGGAGTTCATCACCCAGTTGGGTCGCAACTTCCAGGTGATCTACGAGCAGGCCAACGCCCACGGCCAGAAGGTGCAGACCGCCGGCAGCAACATGGCCAGCACCGACAGCGCCGTCGGCTCCAGCTGGGCCTAATCAGCCACCAAGGCGCGGGCAACACCCCGGGGGGAACGCGGTGTTGCCCGCGCCTTCGGCATGCCGGCGGCACGCTTCGTGAAAAGAGCGAAATCGGTCAATCCCGGATATTGTCCTCATGATTGACTTACGATTCGGAGTGCTTGGTGGTGCTTAGCGCGCCACCGAGTGCGAGTGTAGGGATATCGGCTGTGGAAGGGGGCAGCGTGCTTTTGCCTCTTAGTTCGCCGCTGCCGGACGATTCGGTGTCGGCGATTCGTGGTGAGTCAGGCATGCTCGGCGGCCTATCGGTTCCGCTCAAGTGGGGAGTGGCTGTTCCGCCGGACGACTATGACCATTGGGCACCGGAGCCGGAAGACGGTGCCGATGCCGATGCCGCTGACACGACGGCCGCCGGGCTGAGCCAGGAGGCGGCCCCTGACGGCGTGGATGAATGGAATGAGTGGGGCGAGTGGAGCGAGTGGCAAGGCGACGCCGAGCCCCGCTTCGACATGCCGCGGACGACCAGCGTGATACCGAATTCTCCGGCCGCCGGTTGAGAGAGAGGGGGAAGACTGTCGGTATTTCACGCGTGATCGGCGGCTCCGGTGTCTTCGTGGCCGGCCAATTACGACGACCAATCTGCATGACAAGTCCAGGAAGTTAGTCCAGAAGGAGATAGCCGAGATGGCAACACGTTTTATGACCGATCCGCACGAGATGCGGGCGATGGCGGGCCGTTTTGAGGTGCACGCCCAGACCGTTGAGGACGAGGCCCGCAAGATGTGGGCGTCGTCGATGAACATCGCCGGGGCCGGCTGGAGTGGGCAGGCGCAGGCGACCTCGTATGACACCATGGGCCAGGTCAACCAGGCCTTCCGCAACATCGTGAACATGCTGCACGGGGTCCGCGACGGACTGATCCGCGACGCCAACAACTACGAGCAGCAAGAGCAGGCTTCCCAGCAAATCCTCAGCAGCTAGCCTTCGGCGCTGCTGTCCACCACTTTTGACTTTGAGAGGACGCAAACATGACCATCAATTATCAGTTCGGCGATGTGGATTCGCATGGCGCGTTGATTCGTGCGCAGGCCGCGTCGTTGGAGGCCGAGCATCAGGCCATCGTTCGTGATGTGTTGGCCGCCGGTGACTTTTGGGGCGGCTCGGGTTCGGTGGCCTGCCAGGAGTTCATCACCCAGTTGGGTCGCAACTTCCAGGTGATCTACGAGCAGGCCAACGCCCACGGCCAGAAGGTGCAGACCGCCGGCAGCAACATGGCCAGCACCGACAGCGCCGTCGGCTCCAGCTGGGCGTAGAAGACCGGTCGGCGGCGGCGCGCCGGTTTCCCGGCGCGGGCCCCCATCGGTGAAAGTGCATGACCTGCCCCCGGGCGCTTGGCGCCCGGGGGCAGTCGCGTCTTTGGGCTCCATGTCCGCCGGGTGACCGGCTCAGAATCGTCCGCCGCCGCCCATCAAGCCGCCGCCGCCGGACGAGCCGCCGAACGATGTCGGGCTCCATCCGCCGAACCCGCCCCGCATGCCTCCGCTGAGGAGGTCGCCGATGATGATGCCGCCGATCATCGCGCCGGTGTCGCTGCCCCCGCGGCCGGCGTAGACGCGCTCAGCCTGCTGCACGTCGGCATTGGCGAGCGCCTGCGCGTTGGCAGCCAGCGCCGACGCCGCGTTGGCGTGGGCAATCGCCTCGGTCAGGTTGGTCGCCCGCTTGCCCCGTGCGGCGTCGAGGTGCCGTCTGGCCTCGGCGAGCCGGGTCCGGGCCTCGGCGCCGATGCTGCCCCGGCGGGTGTCGATGTATTCGGAGACGCCGCGGACCCGCGACTCCGCGGTGAACAGCGCCTGCTCGAACGAACGGTTGAGCCGCTCGGCGTTCGCCTGCTCCTGGGCCACGGTGGCCAGGACCCGATTGAGGTCGGCGTCGGCCTTGGTGAGCCGGGCGAACGCGGCCAGCGGGTCGGCCGAGCCACCGCCGCGGGTGCTGTCCAGGGCGCCCGTCGCCGCGTCGCGCGCCGCGGTCAGCTCGGCGGTGTGGCCCGACGCGGGCTTCTGCAGCTGCCGGCCCGCGCGCTCGATGCCCGCGTGGATGTCGTCGATCACCGATGGCAACGCGGCGACGGCGCGCTTGATATCGGCGGCCGCGTTGTCGATCGCGTCCAGCAGCGCGCGCGCTTGCCCGAGCGCCGACTCGGCGGCGCG
It includes:
- a CDS encoding ArsR/SmtB family transcription factor codes for the protein MAMSSSMPSSGPTTAAGGVLTHPHAGAGPGAHSAFPEYPVPPSREILDAAGELLRALAAPVRIAIVLQLRESHRCVHELVDALGVPQPLVSQHLKILKAAGVVTGERSGREVLYRLADHHLAHIVVDAVAHASEDTV
- a CDS encoding glycine--tRNA ligase, whose translation is MHRPVASVIDTVVNLAKRRGFVYPSGEIYGGTKSAWDYGPLGVELKENIKRQWWRSVVTGRDDVVGLDSSIILPRQVWVASGHVEVFHDPLVESLITHKRYRADHLIEAYEAKHGQPPPNGLADIRDPDTGEPGQWTEPREFNMMLKTYLGPIETEEGLHYLRPETAQGIFINFANVVTTARKKPPFGIGQIGKSFRNEITPGNFIFRTREFEQMEMEFFVEPSTARDWHQYWIDTRLQWYVDLGIDPANLRLYEHPKDKLSHYSDRTVDIEYKFGFVGNPWGELEGVANRTDFDLSTHAEHSGVDLSFYDQVADTRYTPYVIEPAAGLTRSFMAFLIDAYTEDQAPNAKGGMDKRTVLRLDPRLAPVKAAVLPLSRHADLSPKARDLAAELRKCWHIDFDDAGAIGRRYRRQDEVGTPFCVTVDFDSLEDDAVTVRERDAMTQDRVAIGGVADYLAVRLKGC
- a CDS encoding PPE family protein produces the protein MVPAFTFLPPEINSALMFAGAGSGPLFMAASAWDGLASDLSAAASSFQSVVSGLTGGPWAGPSSASMAAAATPYVGWLSAAAGQAEAAAAQARAAASSFESALTATVPTAAVTENRVQLLALIATNILGQNTPAIAMTEFEYMEMWAQDVAAMVGYHVGATSVAAALPSFSLPPVSLAGLTGLLSTPLSGVASEFAGLASTAEAALAAPMQSAVAAVGPAVSEVSSLASAAPISSLQSVAQVAMYPASMMMSPIMMAAQAGMGAHPALAGATNVAADAPKFVSSAVPAAKGLGGGLGGLGGAAGLGKARLVGAMSVPPTWQGSAPSRMVSSAMSGLGGEMPGPAAAAAGAPTGGMPMMPMPMGGMGAAGGMPGGMLGRGGASPNHVVQTRPSVVPRTGVG
- a CDS encoding WXG100 family type VII secretion target; translated protein: MATRFMTDPHAMRAMAGRFEVHAQTVEDEARKMWASSMNIAGAGWSGQAQATSYDTMGQVNQAFRNIVNMLHGVRDGLFRDANNYEQQEQASQQILSS
- a CDS encoding WXG100 family type VII secretion target — protein: MTINYQFGDVDSHGALIRAQAASLEAEHQAIVRDVLAAGDFWGGSGSVACQEFITQLGRNFQVIYEQANAHGQKVQTAGSNMASTDSAVGSSWA
- a CDS encoding WXG100 family type VII secretion target; translated protein: MATRFMTDPHEMRAMAGRFEVHAQTVEDEARKMWASSMNIAGAGWSGQAQATSYDTMGQVNQAFRNIVNMLHGVRDGLIRDANNYEQQEQASQQILSS
- a CDS encoding WXG100 family type VII secretion target — protein: MTINYQFGDVDSHGALIRAQAASLEAEHQAIVRDVLAAGDFWGGSGSVACQEFITQLGRNFQVIYEQANAHGQKVQTAGSNMASTDSAVGSSWA